The Gordonibacter urolithinfaciens genome contains a region encoding:
- a CDS encoding YgiQ family radical SAM protein — protein MSAQFLPVNRQDMAERGWDQVDFAYVSGDAYVDHPSFGAAIITRLLESHGYRVGVIAQPDWNDPASMAALGEPRLAFLVSAGNMDSMVNHYTVARKRRREDAYSPGGQAGLRPNHAAVVYSNLIRRTFKKTPIVLGGIEASLRRLAHYDYWSDKIKRSILLDSGADLVSFGMGERSVVEIADALDAGLSIDDLTFIDGTVYRASSLEHVYDAVELPSFPDLQADPLNYARSFAVQYANSDPFIGKRLVEPYSDHEFVVQNPPAAPLSQAEMDAVYRLPFARTYHPMYEEAGGVPAIKEVRFSLTSSRGCFGECSFCALTFHQGRIVQARSHDSLVEEARAIVDEPGFKGYIHDVGGPTANFRAPACAKQTKAGACPHQRCLFPEPCERLEADHVDYLKLLERLQKLPGVKKVFVRSGIRFDYVLADRKHGDEFIYELCENHVSGQLKVAPEHVSDTVLAHMGKPPRAVYERFVQKYEQANEELGKKQYLVPYLMSSHPGSTLDEAVELAEYVRDLGYMPEQVQDFYPTPSTMSTVMYATGVDPRTMQPVYVPKSPHEKALQRALIQYRDPKNRPLVLEALKKAGRMDLVGHGRECLVRPEGAPPAKGPRGKASGSSTLRKAASKAEPARKGGGKGAGKGEPARTGSGKGAGKGEASRKGSGKGQRVASSSKGARDAAGAKGPRKEAQRPGGKGSPKRPSGSSSASRAKGGGKTRR, from the coding sequence ATGAGCGCACAGTTTCTCCCGGTGAACCGTCAGGACATGGCGGAACGCGGCTGGGACCAGGTCGACTTCGCGTACGTGTCGGGCGACGCGTACGTCGACCACCCCTCGTTCGGCGCGGCCATCATCACGCGGCTTCTGGAGTCGCACGGCTACCGGGTGGGCGTCATCGCGCAGCCCGATTGGAACGACCCGGCCTCGATGGCCGCGCTCGGCGAGCCGCGGCTGGCGTTCCTCGTGTCGGCCGGCAACATGGACTCCATGGTGAACCACTACACCGTGGCGCGCAAGCGCCGCCGCGAGGACGCGTACTCGCCAGGCGGGCAGGCGGGCCTGCGCCCGAACCACGCGGCCGTCGTGTACTCCAACCTCATCCGCCGCACGTTCAAGAAAACGCCCATCGTGCTGGGCGGCATCGAGGCCAGCCTGCGGCGGCTCGCGCACTACGACTACTGGTCGGACAAGATCAAACGCTCCATCCTGCTGGATTCCGGCGCCGACCTCGTGAGCTTCGGCATGGGGGAGCGCTCGGTGGTGGAGATAGCCGACGCGCTCGATGCGGGACTGTCCATCGACGACCTCACGTTCATCGACGGCACCGTCTACCGCGCAAGCTCGCTCGAGCACGTCTACGACGCGGTGGAGCTGCCCTCGTTCCCCGACCTGCAGGCCGATCCCCTGAACTACGCGCGCAGCTTCGCCGTGCAGTACGCCAACAGCGACCCCTTCATTGGAAAGCGCTTGGTGGAGCCCTATTCCGACCACGAGTTCGTCGTGCAGAACCCCCCGGCCGCCCCGCTCTCGCAGGCCGAGATGGACGCCGTGTACCGCCTGCCGTTCGCGCGCACGTACCATCCGATGTACGAGGAGGCCGGCGGCGTGCCGGCCATCAAGGAGGTGCGGTTCAGCCTCACCAGCAGCCGCGGCTGCTTCGGCGAGTGCTCGTTCTGCGCGCTCACGTTCCATCAGGGGCGTATCGTGCAGGCGCGCAGCCACGACTCGCTGGTGGAGGAGGCGCGGGCCATCGTGGACGAGCCCGGCTTCAAGGGCTATATCCACGACGTGGGCGGCCCCACGGCGAACTTCCGCGCCCCCGCCTGCGCCAAGCAGACGAAGGCCGGCGCCTGCCCGCACCAGCGCTGCCTGTTCCCGGAGCCGTGCGAGCGCCTCGAGGCCGACCATGTGGACTACCTCAAGCTGCTCGAGCGGCTGCAGAAGCTGCCCGGCGTGAAGAAGGTGTTCGTGCGCTCCGGCATCCGCTTCGACTACGTGTTGGCCGACCGCAAGCACGGCGACGAGTTCATCTACGAGCTCTGCGAGAACCACGTGAGCGGCCAGCTGAAGGTGGCGCCCGAGCACGTGTCCGACACCGTGCTCGCCCACATGGGCAAGCCGCCCCGCGCCGTGTACGAGCGCTTCGTGCAGAAGTACGAGCAGGCGAACGAGGAGCTGGGGAAGAAGCAGTACCTCGTGCCCTACCTCATGTCGTCGCACCCCGGCTCCACGCTCGACGAGGCCGTGGAGCTGGCCGAGTACGTGCGCGACCTGGGCTACATGCCCGAGCAGGTGCAGGATTTCTACCCCACGCCCTCCACTATGTCCACGGTCATGTACGCCACCGGCGTGGACCCGCGCACCATGCAGCCGGTCTACGTGCCGAAGTCCCCGCACGAGAAGGCGCTCCAGCGCGCCCTCATCCAGTATCGCGACCCGAAGAACCGCCCCCTCGTGCTGGAGGCCCTGAAAAAGGCCGGCCGCATGGACCTGGTGGGCCACGGCCGCGAATGCCTCGTGCGCCCCGAGGGCGCCCCGCCCGCCAAGGGCCCCCGCGGCAAGGCGTCCGGCTCGTCCACCCTGCGCAAGGCCGCGAGCAAGGCCGAGCCTGCGCGCAAGGGCGGCGGCAAGGGTGCAGGCAAAGGAGAGCCTGCGCGTACGGGGAGCGGCAAGGGCGCGGGCAAGGGCGAGGCTTCGCGCAAGGGGAGCGGTAAAGGCCAGCGCGTCGCCTCGTCGTCCAAGGGCGCGCGCGACGCTGCAGGGGCCAAGGGGCCGCGCAAGGAAGCGCAGCGCCCAGGTGGAAAGGGCTCGCCGAAGCGCCCGAGCGGCAGTTCGAGCGCTTCGCGCGCCAAGGGCGGCGGCAAGACCCGCCGCTAG
- a CDS encoding DUF5996 family protein: MHLQTYSQWRETCIALHMTAQMMGKVKLECLEPQPEWNHVLLDATPDGFTTGFVPHGTGGFEIQLRLDEPQVQAVATTGEEASFPLEDGTSVARYYERFTLLLEAIGHPVPLYPVPQEMFTQAPFYTLVEPLAFDGEAARRYFAQCLFARNALLDFSAGFRGKKIQPSLFWGTFDMTCVLFSGKPCPYSGEGGIVERVAFDEQFVEFGFWPGDEKADDPAFFVLAYPFLEGAMPEVSVPGAYYDPASAEYFLKLEDVLRADDPHAAVVRFCHDAFVNVAAAQRWERFDWLTRPLLV; this comes from the coding sequence ATGCACCTGCAAACGTACAGCCAATGGCGCGAGACGTGCATCGCGCTGCATATGACGGCCCAGATGATGGGCAAGGTGAAGCTGGAATGCCTGGAGCCCCAGCCGGAGTGGAACCACGTGCTGCTGGACGCGACGCCCGACGGGTTCACCACCGGGTTCGTGCCGCACGGCACGGGCGGGTTCGAGATCCAGCTGCGCTTGGACGAGCCGCAGGTGCAGGCCGTGGCGACAACCGGCGAGGAGGCGTCGTTCCCGCTGGAGGACGGCACGTCCGTGGCCCGCTACTACGAGCGGTTCACGTTGCTGCTGGAGGCCATCGGACACCCGGTGCCCCTCTACCCGGTGCCGCAGGAGATGTTCACGCAGGCGCCCTTCTACACGCTCGTCGAGCCGCTCGCGTTCGACGGCGAGGCGGCCCGGCGCTACTTCGCGCAGTGCCTGTTCGCCCGCAACGCGCTGCTGGACTTCTCGGCCGGATTCCGCGGGAAGAAGATCCAGCCGTCGCTGTTCTGGGGCACGTTCGACATGACGTGCGTTCTGTTCTCGGGCAAGCCGTGCCCGTACTCCGGGGAGGGCGGCATCGTGGAGCGCGTGGCGTTCGACGAGCAGTTCGTTGAGTTCGGCTTTTGGCCGGGCGACGAGAAGGCCGACGACCCGGCGTTCTTCGTGCTGGCCTACCCCTTCCTCGAGGGGGCGATGCCCGAGGTCTCGGTGCCGGGCGCGTACTACGACCCCGCGAGCGCCGAGTACTTCCTCAAGCTGGAGGACGTGCTGCGCGCCGACGACCCGCACGCCGCCGTCGTGCGGTTCTGCCACGACGCCTTCGTGAACGTGGCCGCAGCCCAGCGCTGGGAGCGCTTCGACTGGCTCACGCGCCCGCTGTTGGTGTAG
- a CDS encoding diacylglycerol/lipid kinase family protein, protein MPTPLGKTLLIANPAAQNGNGAAAAERAAALLGDALGDGSLDVAPTRGPGEAVRLAAGAGAYETVLALGGDGIIHEAANGLMQLPAGERPAFGIVPVGSGNDYARTIGMSARSVDAAVAQLLAACARPADVGRCNGKFFVETLSFGVDAAIALDTVERRARTGRTGTALYLASGMDRLLHHLDCHRYTASFDGGEPVRGASFTFAVQVGPTYGGGFRICPDARIDDGLLDVCIAHPPFGIARAVFVFLLAKGGRHTGFRQIELRRARTLSVRFDAPPPVQIDGEPLEASEYAIDVVPRALDVLVPERPPDLREIPDGPHIGSARSAAGGRSGAVSRSARASLCRPRGRGSSRLRSARATSSHRPTPTAGA, encoded by the coding sequence ATGCCAACCCCTTTGGGAAAGACGCTGCTCATTGCCAATCCGGCGGCGCAGAACGGCAACGGCGCCGCTGCGGCCGAGCGTGCGGCGGCACTGCTGGGGGATGCCCTGGGCGACGGCTCGCTCGATGTGGCTCCCACGCGCGGCCCCGGCGAGGCCGTGCGCCTGGCAGCGGGCGCGGGCGCGTACGAAACGGTGCTCGCCCTCGGCGGCGACGGCATCATCCACGAGGCCGCCAACGGGCTCATGCAGCTGCCGGCGGGGGAGCGCCCGGCCTTCGGCATCGTGCCGGTGGGCTCGGGAAACGACTACGCGCGCACGATCGGCATGTCGGCGCGCTCGGTGGACGCGGCCGTGGCGCAGCTGCTCGCAGCCTGCGCCCGCCCGGCCGACGTGGGACGGTGCAACGGCAAGTTCTTCGTGGAGACGCTCTCGTTCGGCGTGGACGCGGCCATCGCGCTCGACACGGTGGAGCGGCGGGCGCGCACCGGCAGGACCGGCACGGCGCTCTACCTGGCCAGCGGCATGGACCGGCTGCTGCACCACCTGGACTGCCACCGCTACACGGCCTCGTTCGACGGCGGCGAGCCCGTGCGCGGCGCGTCGTTCACCTTCGCGGTGCAGGTGGGCCCCACCTACGGCGGAGGCTTCCGCATCTGCCCGGACGCGCGCATCGACGACGGCCTGCTGGACGTGTGCATCGCGCACCCGCCCTTCGGCATCGCGCGCGCCGTCTTCGTGTTCCTGCTGGCGAAAGGCGGCCGTCACACCGGCTTCCGGCAGATAGAGCTGCGCCGAGCCCGCACGCTGTCGGTGCGCTTCGACGCGCCCCCGCCCGTCCAGATCGACGGCGAGCCCCTCGAGGCCTCCGAGTACGCCATCGACGTCGTCCCCCGCGCCCTCGACGTGCTCGTGCCCGAACGCCCGCCTGACCTGCGCGAGATTCCGGACGGGCCGCATATCGGCTCCGCCCGGTCAGCCGCGGGCGGCCGGTCTGGAGCGGTCAGCCGCTCTGCGAGAGCCAGCCTGTGCCGCCCCCGGGGCCGTGGCTCTTCGCGTTTGCGTTCGGCACGAGCTACTTCTTCCCACCGTCCTACACCAACAGCGGGCGCGTGA
- a CDS encoding FprA family A-type flavoprotein produces the protein MLHAVEVKPDVYWVGGVDWNERNFHGYTTDRGSTYNAYLIMDEHPTLIDTCKPAFADELVERVREVVDPAHIENIVANHVEQDHSGALPALCELAPNARIYASAPHGVNGLAAHYGDRGYVPVKTGDTLNIGKRTLTFTQTVMVHWPDNMAAYSDVDRILFSNDAFGQHYASSKHFDDEVGLPEVLAQAKKYYANIVMPYSRHVQRALGALGGLDIDMIAPSHGVVWRSHVPEILETYARWSSLAPEEYAIVVYDSMWHSTEAMAHEILEAFIECGVPARLFDLKANHISDIMTEVLSARYVAVGSPTLNNGMMPTVAAFLCYLKGLSPKSGWEGRVGIPFGSYGWGKNGPDEVAEVLEKCGFDLALGTLAHQWTADAASLEELQRAVVSGLGK, from the coding sequence ATGCTGCATGCGGTCGAGGTAAAGCCGGACGTGTACTGGGTCGGGGGAGTCGATTGGAACGAGCGGAACTTCCACGGCTACACGACGGATCGGGGGTCCACGTACAACGCCTACCTCATCATGGACGAGCATCCCACGCTCATCGACACGTGCAAGCCCGCGTTCGCCGACGAGCTCGTCGAGCGCGTGCGCGAGGTGGTTGACCCCGCGCACATCGAGAACATCGTGGCGAACCACGTGGAGCAGGACCACTCCGGCGCGCTTCCCGCCCTCTGCGAGCTCGCGCCGAACGCGCGCATCTACGCAAGCGCCCCGCACGGCGTGAACGGCCTCGCGGCGCACTACGGCGATCGCGGCTACGTGCCCGTGAAGACCGGCGACACGCTCAACATCGGCAAGCGCACGCTCACGTTCACCCAGACCGTCATGGTGCACTGGCCCGACAACATGGCCGCGTACTCCGATGTCGATCGCATCCTGTTCTCCAACGACGCGTTCGGCCAGCACTACGCCTCCTCCAAGCACTTCGACGACGAGGTGGGCCTGCCCGAGGTGCTGGCCCAGGCCAAGAAGTACTACGCGAACATCGTCATGCCCTACTCGCGCCACGTCCAGCGCGCGCTGGGGGCGCTCGGCGGCCTGGACATCGACATGATCGCGCCGAGCCACGGCGTGGTCTGGCGCAGCCACGTGCCCGAGATACTGGAGACGTACGCGCGGTGGAGCTCGCTCGCCCCCGAGGAGTACGCCATCGTGGTGTACGACTCCATGTGGCACTCCACCGAGGCCATGGCCCACGAGATACTGGAGGCGTTCATCGAGTGCGGCGTGCCTGCGCGCCTGTTCGACCTCAAGGCGAACCACATCTCCGACATCATGACCGAGGTGCTGTCGGCGAGGTACGTGGCCGTGGGCTCTCCCACGCTCAACAACGGCATGATGCCCACCGTGGCGGCGTTCCTCTGCTACCTGAAGGGCCTCTCGCCGAAGTCGGGCTGGGAAGGCCGCGTGGGCATCCCGTTCGGCTCGTACGGCTGGGGGAAGAACGGCCCTGACGAGGTGGCCGAGGTGCTTGAGAAGTGCGGCTTCGACCTCGCGCTCGGCACGCTCGCGCACCAGTGGACCGCCGACGCCGCCAGCCTGGAAGAGCTCCAGCGCGCCGTCGTGAGCGGACTGGGGAAGTAA
- a CDS encoding SDR family oxidoreductase: protein MTQTAMLETQAPKAGYAMDDVRANVDPKPQIESDDYRPAGKLEGRAALVTGGDSGIGAAAAIAFAKEGADVALVYYSSDDDAQAVAERIRSLGRRALVFKGDVGDEEFCRRTVGGIVDAWGRLDVLVNNAGEQTPQKSILDITQAQLVRTFQTNIFSMFFLVKAALPHMPRGGAIVNTTSVTAYQGSPQLLDYSATKGAITAFTRSLSENEELVGRGIRVNAVAPGPIWTPLNPASYGADSDKVRHFGESVPMGRPGQPYELAPAYVFLACDDSSYISGQVIHVNGGTVVNG, encoded by the coding sequence ATGACGCAAACCGCAATGCTCGAGACCCAGGCCCCGAAGGCAGGCTACGCCATGGACGACGTGCGCGCGAACGTGGATCCGAAGCCGCAGATCGAAAGTGACGACTACCGTCCCGCCGGCAAGCTGGAGGGCAGAGCCGCCCTCGTGACCGGGGGCGACAGCGGCATCGGTGCCGCTGCGGCCATCGCCTTCGCCAAGGAGGGAGCCGATGTGGCTCTCGTCTACTACTCCTCCGACGACGACGCGCAGGCGGTGGCCGAGCGCATCCGCTCGCTCGGCCGGCGCGCGCTCGTGTTCAAGGGCGACGTGGGCGACGAGGAGTTCTGCCGCCGCACGGTGGGCGGCATCGTGGACGCCTGGGGCCGCCTGGACGTGCTCGTGAACAACGCCGGCGAGCAGACGCCGCAGAAGAGCATCCTCGACATCACGCAGGCTCAGCTCGTGCGCACGTTCCAGACGAACATCTTCAGCATGTTCTTCCTGGTTAAGGCCGCCCTGCCGCATATGCCGCGGGGCGGGGCCATCGTGAACACCACGTCGGTGACGGCCTACCAGGGAAGCCCCCAGCTTCTGGACTACTCGGCCACGAAGGGCGCCATCACGGCGTTCACCCGCTCGCTCTCCGAGAACGAGGAGCTGGTGGGCCGCGGCATCCGCGTGAACGCCGTGGCGCCCGGCCCCATCTGGACGCCGCTGAACCCCGCGTCCTACGGCGCCGACAGCGACAAGGTGCGCCACTTCGGCGAGAGCGTGCCGATGGGCCGCCCCGGCCAGCCCTACGAGCTTGCCCCCGCCTACGTGTTCCTGGCCTGCGACGACTCCAGCTACATCTCGGGGCAGGTCATCCATGTGAACGGCGGCACCGTGGTGAACGGGTAG
- a CDS encoding GGDEF and EAL domain-containing protein, whose protein sequence is MGWNVSAEVIAFIIVLIISVYSRQSHAVPSLKNRVFRLCLGTTLGAIGTNLASTLLIAYAPLELLPLTYLVTHCYFVLTPLLGTVYFYYAVAVVSEARPVGRAFALASGVPCAVYFLLVLANVPTGWLFSFDAAGAYVQGPFIIATYLVFYFYCMACFALVMFTRAPIDPVIKRILAVFPLIAVAVIAVQQLFPTYLLSGSAAACSLLIIYLYLQNKRLSVDQLTGASNRQEFLSMVSLMNEKEQPFTAVLVSLSNFKFINDKFGHESGDRFLREFASYLGAIGDARLYRYSGDQFAFIVSRDGGWGTHGGQDGDDATASLLAPLRQRLGEPWRIGGRSYTVGAAIGAVSYPVIARTPGDVVAALEYATEESKKLEPNTPCVCTPGMMKAIHRRSAIADVVRRAAEQDGFTMNLQPVWSESAQRFVAAEALCRLTDDELGPIPPDEFIPIAEQIGVISDVTRFMLDRACAFVRSYRGAHPGSTFRGVSVNFSAVQFIQDDLAESVLAVVERHGIPASCLRVEVTESAIIANPDAVRAFMERMHAQGVRFYLDDFGTGYSNLSTLLELPFDVVKLDKSILRSATENEHLVEFFGLLASGFGALGTQALSEGVETPEQRAFLNLCGCDLMQGYLFSRLLPPDEAAAVIAASEERAEG, encoded by the coding sequence ATGGGATGGAACGTATCGGCCGAGGTCATCGCCTTCATCATCGTGCTCATCATCTCCGTGTACTCGCGCCAAAGCCATGCGGTGCCGTCGCTGAAGAACCGGGTGTTCCGGCTCTGCCTGGGCACGACGCTGGGCGCCATCGGCACGAACCTGGCTTCCACGCTTCTGATTGCCTACGCGCCCCTGGAGCTGCTGCCGCTCACGTACCTCGTCACCCACTGCTACTTCGTGCTCACGCCGCTTTTGGGCACCGTGTACTTCTATTACGCCGTGGCCGTGGTGAGCGAGGCGCGGCCGGTCGGGCGGGCCTTCGCCCTTGCCAGCGGAGTGCCGTGCGCGGTGTACTTCCTGCTGGTGCTGGCGAACGTGCCCACCGGATGGTTGTTCTCCTTCGACGCGGCGGGCGCCTACGTGCAGGGGCCGTTCATCATCGCCACGTACCTGGTGTTCTACTTCTACTGCATGGCCTGCTTCGCGCTCGTCATGTTCACGCGGGCGCCCATCGACCCCGTCATCAAGCGCATCCTGGCCGTGTTCCCGCTCATCGCCGTGGCCGTGATCGCCGTGCAGCAGCTGTTCCCAACCTATCTGCTGTCGGGATCGGCGGCCGCGTGCTCGCTGCTCATCATCTACCTGTACTTGCAGAACAAGCGCCTGTCGGTCGACCAGCTTACCGGCGCCTCCAACCGCCAGGAGTTCCTGTCCATGGTCTCGCTCATGAACGAGAAGGAGCAGCCGTTCACGGCCGTGCTCGTGTCGCTTTCGAACTTCAAGTTCATCAACGACAAGTTCGGCCACGAGAGCGGCGACCGGTTCCTGCGCGAGTTCGCCTCGTACCTGGGCGCCATCGGCGACGCGCGGCTCTACCGCTACAGCGGCGACCAGTTCGCCTTCATCGTGAGCCGCGACGGCGGTTGGGGCACACATGGCGGACAAGACGGGGACGACGCGACCGCCTCCCTGCTGGCCCCGCTGCGACAGCGCCTCGGGGAGCCATGGCGCATCGGCGGGCGCTCCTACACCGTGGGCGCCGCCATCGGGGCGGTGAGCTACCCCGTTATCGCGCGCACGCCCGGCGACGTGGTGGCCGCGCTGGAATACGCCACGGAGGAGTCGAAGAAGCTCGAGCCGAACACGCCGTGCGTGTGCACGCCGGGCATGATGAAGGCCATCCACCGCCGCAGCGCCATCGCCGACGTGGTGCGGCGTGCGGCCGAGCAGGACGGCTTCACCATGAACTTGCAGCCCGTGTGGTCCGAGAGCGCGCAGCGGTTCGTGGCGGCCGAGGCGCTCTGCCGCCTGACCGACGACGAGTTGGGTCCCATCCCGCCCGACGAGTTCATCCCCATCGCGGAGCAGATCGGCGTCATCTCCGACGTCACGCGCTTCATGCTGGACCGCGCCTGCGCGTTCGTTCGCTCCTATCGCGGCGCCCACCCCGGCTCAACGTTCCGCGGCGTGTCGGTGAACTTCTCGGCCGTGCAGTTCATACAGGACGACCTGGCCGAGTCGGTGCTGGCCGTGGTGGAGCGCCACGGCATTCCGGCATCGTGCCTGCGCGTGGAGGTGACGGAGAGCGCCATCATCGCGAACCCCGACGCCGTGCGCGCGTTCATGGAGAGGATGCACGCGCAGGGCGTGCGCTTCTACCTGGACGACTTCGGCACGGGGTACTCGAACCTCTCCACGCTGCTGGAGCTGCCGTTCGACGTGGTGAAACTGGATAAGAGCATCCTGCGATCCGCGACGGAGAACGAGCACCTGGTGGAGTTCTTCGGGCTCCTGGCCTCCGGTTTCGGCGCACTGGGCACGCAGGCGCTCTCCGAGGGCGTGGAGACGCCGGAGCAGCGCGCCTTCCTGAACCTGTGCGGCTGCGACCTCATGCAGGGCTACCTGTTCTCGCGCCTCTTGCCGCCCGACGAGGCCGCCGCGGTGATTGCCGCGAGCGAGGAGCGCGCCGAGGGGTAG
- a CDS encoding DUF5714 domain-containing protein encodes MSAGLAICLVCGKPLDYFEEAREVACHICGKKETGHSVCTAGHYVCDACHRKGGVDHAMEYCSSADSRNPVEMAMAMMDDKSIFPNGPEHHTLVGAALLAAYKNAGGDLDLPRALAEMRNRSMNVPGGACGLWGACGAAVSAGMYWSIVSGSTPMTRGPWAETQRLTSRILGRLADLGGPRCCKRTGFVALQEAAAYTAELSGVEMEMPERITCRYYHRNRECLKVGCPFFPCPA; translated from the coding sequence ATGTCAGCAGGATTGGCGATCTGCCTGGTGTGCGGGAAGCCGCTCGATTACTTCGAGGAGGCGCGGGAGGTTGCCTGCCATATCTGCGGTAAGAAGGAGACGGGGCATTCCGTGTGCACGGCGGGGCATTACGTGTGCGATGCCTGCCACCGCAAGGGCGGCGTCGACCATGCCATGGAGTACTGCTCGTCCGCCGATTCGAGGAACCCGGTGGAGATGGCGATGGCCATGATGGACGACAAGTCCATCTTCCCCAACGGGCCGGAGCACCACACGCTCGTGGGCGCCGCGCTGCTCGCCGCCTACAAGAACGCCGGCGGCGACCTCGACCTGCCCCGGGCGCTCGCCGAGATGCGAAACCGCTCGATGAACGTGCCGGGCGGCGCCTGCGGGCTCTGGGGGGCCTGCGGCGCGGCCGTGAGCGCGGGCATGTACTGGAGCATCGTGTCGGGTTCCACGCCCATGACGCGCGGGCCGTGGGCCGAGACGCAGCGTTTGACCTCGCGCATCCTCGGCCGCCTGGCCGACCTGGGCGGGCCGCGCTGCTGCAAGCGCACGGGCTTCGTCGCCCTTCAGGAGGCGGCGGCGTACACGGCCGAGCTGAGCGGTGTGGAGATGGAGATGCCCGAGCGCATAACCTGCCGCTATTACCACCGCAACCGGGAATGCCTGAAGGTCGGCTGCCCGTTCTTCCCCTGCCCCGCTTGA
- a CDS encoding PucR family transcriptional regulator has translation MASHDFGDDVFLTPAQGGSLATVTLPMLEDFLSDCEVVHRPPAARRTFRWFAAVSHEQVASTAPSDLDDARLLFVCRLGMAGTLLRDRPRAFALALADGGEHVGPALADVADRLLVIRQQDRFSYFIFLVQSYFMRLLLWEGELDRIALRHGTLAEALDASAPVMRNFMFVTDNEFNLVARTSAIEPPDALHRRLVETGCLSPQMIAEKRFHLPEKAFYEKEPSAITPYARLSHPLYLSHTYFGSLSMSCHVAPLTEGLKDLFCILIRHVMPLCEQQWRSQVKLNIPHYFFFEKLLEHEPVSCEYVDTQREMAGLAANAQYKLVVLEVDEGADPEKAGRAVRAAGRLNGGDVHCFAYRAEVLALCYAPPSDCRLAHRRTLDELEEHVSGPLGIDCGVSEIFEGIENLDLAYRQAKIALGLRQTIRLQLSAAEDADRGAYLFGDALMYFLVDPAEKDERFMRFCFSHTVVEKIHAEDVANNTNYLALFWHYLNSGRNATAVASRLHLHRNTVLYHIEKIQRRFDFDLALPGARERMLLDFKAFFLTEGSDSVERAIVGARSPEQES, from the coding sequence GTGGCATCTCACGATTTCGGGGACGACGTCTTCCTCACGCCCGCGCAAGGGGGCAGCCTGGCGACGGTGACGCTGCCCATGCTGGAAGATTTCCTGTCGGACTGCGAGGTCGTCCACCGCCCTCCCGCCGCGCGCCGCACGTTCCGCTGGTTCGCCGCCGTGTCGCACGAGCAGGTGGCGAGCACGGCGCCGAGCGACCTGGACGACGCGCGGCTGCTGTTCGTGTGCCGCCTCGGCATGGCCGGCACGCTCCTGCGCGACCGCCCGCGGGCCTTCGCGCTGGCGCTGGCGGACGGCGGGGAGCACGTCGGGCCCGCCCTCGCGGACGTGGCCGACCGCCTGCTCGTCATCCGCCAACAGGACCGCTTCTCCTACTTCATCTTCCTCGTGCAATCCTATTTCATGCGCCTTTTGCTGTGGGAGGGCGAGCTCGACCGCATCGCGCTGCGCCACGGCACGCTCGCCGAGGCGCTCGACGCGAGCGCGCCGGTGATGCGCAACTTCATGTTCGTGACCGACAACGAGTTCAACCTCGTCGCGCGCACCTCCGCCATCGAACCGCCCGACGCCCTGCACCGGCGCCTCGTCGAAACCGGCTGCCTGTCGCCCCAGATGATCGCGGAGAAGCGCTTCCACCTGCCCGAGAAGGCGTTCTACGAGAAGGAACCCTCCGCCATCACGCCCTACGCGCGGCTTTCGCACCCGCTGTACCTAAGCCACACCTACTTCGGATCGCTGTCCATGTCATGCCACGTCGCGCCGCTCACCGAGGGGCTGAAGGACCTGTTCTGCATCTTGATACGCCACGTCATGCCGCTGTGCGAGCAGCAGTGGCGCTCACAGGTGAAGCTGAACATACCCCACTACTTCTTCTTCGAGAAGCTGCTGGAGCACGAGCCCGTGTCGTGCGAGTACGTGGACACGCAGCGGGAGATGGCCGGGCTCGCGGCCAACGCGCAGTACAAGCTCGTGGTGCTGGAGGTGGACGAGGGGGCCGATCCCGAGAAGGCGGGGCGCGCGGTGCGGGCGGCCGGGCGGCTGAACGGCGGCGACGTGCACTGCTTCGCGTACCGGGCCGAGGTGCTGGCGCTCTGCTACGCGCCGCCGAGCGACTGCCGCCTCGCGCACCGCCGCACCCTGGACGAGCTCGAGGAGCACGTGAGCGGCCCCTTGGGCATCGACTGCGGCGTGTCGGAGATATTCGAGGGCATCGAGAACCTCGACCTGGCATACCGGCAGGCGAAGATCGCGCTCGGGCTGCGCCAGACCATCCGCCTGCAGCTCTCCGCCGCCGAGGACGCCGACCGCGGTGCGTACCTCTTCGGCGACGCGCTCATGTACTTCCTCGTGGATCCGGCGGAGAAGGACGAGCGGTTCATGCGCTTCTGCTTCTCGCATACCGTGGTGGAGAAGATCCACGCCGAGGACGTTGCCAACAACACGAACTACCTGGCCCTGTTCTGGCACTACCTGAACAGCGGCCGCAACGCCACCGCCGTGGCCTCGCGGCTCCACCTGCACCGCAACACCGTGCTCTACCATATAGAGAAGATCCAGCGTCGCTTCGACTTCGACCTCGCCCTCCCCGGCGCCCGCGAGCGCATGCTCCTGGACTTCAAGGCCTTCTTCCTCACCGAGGGCAGCGATTCCGTAGAGCGGGCGATCGTCGGCGCACGAAGCCCCGAGCAGGAAAGCTAA